A region from the bacterium genome encodes:
- a CDS encoding zinc-dependent alcohol dehydrogenase family protein, whose protein sequence is MARIVRFHATGGPEVLRIEEEPLSPPGKGEVRIAVKAIGLNRAESLYRQGMYLDAPILPSRLGYEAAGTVEAVGAGVTRFKVGDRVSTIPSFSMGRYGVYGDSVVVPSDAVSTFPGNLSFEEGASIWMAYLTAYGALVDIGKLRKGQHVLITAASSSVGHSSIQIVRAAGGIPIATTRNPEKTGVLRQAGADHVIVTGQEDLATRVMEITKGRGADLIFDAVAGPAVETLAAAAAREATIFVYGLLSMEPTPFPLTVALKKGLSLRGYTVFEIVSVPERLDRARNYVFDGLKSGALWPVIDRIFRPLERIVEAHRYLESNQQNGKIVVTV, encoded by the coding sequence ATGGCGAGGATCGTCCGGTTTCATGCGACAGGCGGGCCCGAGGTGCTGCGGATCGAAGAGGAACCGCTCTCACCGCCCGGGAAAGGCGAGGTCCGGATCGCCGTCAAGGCCATCGGGCTGAACCGGGCGGAATCCCTTTACCGGCAAGGGATGTATCTCGACGCCCCGATCCTTCCCTCCCGTCTCGGGTACGAGGCGGCGGGAACCGTCGAGGCTGTCGGGGCGGGAGTCACGCGCTTCAAGGTCGGGGACCGCGTCAGCACGATTCCCTCCTTCTCCATGGGGAGATACGGCGTCTACGGGGATTCGGTCGTCGTCCCGTCCGACGCCGTGTCGACCTTCCCGGGAAATCTCTCCTTCGAGGAAGGGGCCTCCATCTGGATGGCCTACCTGACCGCCTACGGGGCCCTCGTCGACATCGGGAAACTCCGGAAGGGACAGCACGTGCTGATCACCGCCGCCAGCAGCAGCGTCGGCCACTCCTCCATCCAGATCGTCCGCGCCGCCGGGGGCATCCCCATCGCCACCACCCGGAATCCGGAAAAAACGGGGGTGTTGCGGCAGGCCGGGGCCGATCACGTGATCGTCACCGGACAGGAGGACCTCGCGACGCGCGTCATGGAGATCACGAAAGGGCGCGGGGCCGACCTGATCTTCGACGCGGTCGCCGGGCCTGCCGTGGAGACCCTGGCCGCCGCCGCCGCGCGGGAGGCCACCATCTTCGTATACGGCCTCCTGAGCATGGAGCCGACCCCGTTCCCGCTGACCGTGGCGCTGAAAAAAGGCTTGAGCCTCCGAGGATACACGGTGTTCGAGATCGTGTCCGTGCCCGAGCGCCTGGACCGGGCGAGGAACTATGTCTTCGACGGGCTGAAGTCGGGGGCGCTCTGGCCGGTCATCGACCGGATCTTCCGCCCGCTCGAACGCATCGTCGAAGCCCACCGCTACCTGGAATCCAACCAGCAGAACGGGAAAATCGTCGTAACGGTGTGA
- a CDS encoding DsbA family protein, whose protein sequence is MGERRLARLDEEFEVRVERRFLEIHPETPAGGRPVSELDYPPGRWARMMENLEGMGKAEGIVFSDRTFTTNSHKALLLAEAAKEEGPKVFEALNEVLFHAYFTGGRNIGDPRVLREVALAAGIPAVRLEQAWSDAVYEERLSRHREAAAQIGVTGIPTFIVDGRWILEGAVPVQMLLEAAKRIPAGKP, encoded by the coding sequence GTGGGCGAGAGGCGGCTCGCCCGTCTCGACGAGGAGTTCGAGGTGCGCGTGGAGCGCCGGTTCCTGGAGATCCACCCGGAGACCCCGGCGGGGGGCAGGCCTGTTTCCGAACTGGACTATCCTCCCGGTCGCTGGGCACGTATGATGGAGAACCTCGAGGGGATGGGGAAGGCCGAGGGGATCGTTTTCTCGGATAGGACCTTCACGACGAACTCCCACAAGGCCCTCCTCCTCGCGGAGGCGGCGAAGGAAGAGGGGCCGAAGGTATTCGAGGCGCTCAACGAGGTACTGTTCCACGCCTACTTCACCGGGGGGAGGAATATCGGGGACCCGCGGGTTCTCCGGGAAGTTGCGCTGGCGGCGGGCATCCCCGCCGTGCGGTTGGAGCAGGCGTGGTCCGACGCGGTCTACGAGGAACGGTTATCCCGCCATCGGGAGGCTGCGGCGCAGATCGGGGTAACGGGGATCCCCACCTTCATCGTCGACGGCCGGTGGATCCTCGAGGGCGCCGTCCCCGTGCAGATGCTTCTCGAGGCGGCGAAAAGGATCCCGGCCGGGAAGCCGTGA